Proteins from a genomic interval of Helicoverpa armigera isolate CAAS_96S chromosome 9, ASM3070526v1, whole genome shotgun sequence:
- the LOC110378724 gene encoding protoheme IX farnesyltransferase, mitochondrial, with the protein MFYKKVMHCTICLKHGTVGISGNGILLQQLARISTSQCWNSKLPLTTQTTATVKSKNVPQDNRMWKETPSHDRKNQMGNYCMMLSKFRLSSLVVMSSMAGYALAPAPFDLTTFALCAIGTGLTSAAANSINQYHEVPFDAQMARTKNRVLVKGSLEPVHAIGFAALTGSTGLSLLYFGVNPLTAALGAANLVLYTSVYTPMKRMSIYNTWLGSVVGAIPPLMGWAGCTGALDPGAIVLSVILYSWQFPHFNALSWNLRPDYSRAGYRMMAVTDPGLCRRVALRHTGVIVGACLASSYFEVTNMWFALESLPLNIYFMYLAWQFHQKSDSNSSRKLFRFSLIHLPALMLLMLVNKKSWYKSDTQDQETPKVQDVKIPDSRISVLPRRPVVAAQESDID; encoded by the exons ATGTTCTATAAAAAAGTGATGCACTGCACAATCTGCCTGAAACATGGCACTGTCGGCATTTCAGGG AACGGCATTCTTCTGCAGCAACTGGCAAGGATATCGACGTCACAATGTTGGAACAGCAAACTGCCATTGACGACACAAACGACGGCCACGGTGAAAAGCAAAAATGTGCCGCAGGACAACAGAATGTGGAAGGAGACGCCGTCACACGACAGAAAGAATCAGATGGGCAATTATTGTATGATGCTGTCTAAGTTTCGGTTAAGTT CCCTAGTAGTGATGTCCTCAATGGCCGGGTACGCGCTTGCGCCCGCGCCGTTCGACTTGACGACGTTCGCGTTATGCGCGATCGGAACGGGACTCACGTCGGCTGCAGCGAACTCTATCAACCAGTACCATGAGGTACCATTCGACGCGCAAATGGCTAGGACGAAGAATCGAGTTTTGGTTAAAGGATCGTTAGA GCCCGTCCACGCAATAGGTTTCGCagccctaacagggtccacaGGCCTGAGCTTGCTTTACTTCGGCGTGAACCCTCTGACAGCGGCCCTCGGTGCTGCAAACCTAGTACTTTACACATCCGTCTATACGCCCATGAAGAGGATGTCTATTTATAATACCTGGCTGGGGTCTGTAG TTGGAGCAATACCTCCCCTCATGGGTTGGGCGGGGTGCACGGGTGCCCTAGACCCGGGCGCGATCGTGCTCAGCGTCATATTATACTCGTGGCAGTTCCCGCACTTCAACGCTTTGTCCTGGAACCTGAGGCCTGACTACTCCAGGGCTGGTTATCGGATGATGGCCGTTACTGATCCCG GTCTGTGCCGAAGGGTAGCCCTCAGGCATACGGGAGTAATCGTCGGAGCGTGCCTTGCCTCATCTTACTTCGAAGTTACCAACATGTGGTTCGCGCTAGAATCCTTAccgttaaatatttattttatgtacttag CATGGCAATTTCATCAGAAATCAGACAGCAACAGTTCGAGGAAACTATTTAGATTTTCTCTAATACACTTGCCAGCATTAATGTTGTTGATGCTAGTCAATAAGAAGAGTTGGTATAAGAGTGACACACAGGATCAGGAGACGCCGAAGGTGCAAGATGTCAAGATTCCTGACTCCAGAATATCAGTGCTGCCTCGTCGGCCGGTGGTCGCGGCACAGGAGTCTGACATCGACTAG